The Chroogloeocystis siderophila 5.2 s.c.1 genome includes the window TTTAGGTGAACCATAATCTAACCTCTAGAACGCAGCGACACAGCATAGAAGTCACTGGTTATCCCTAGGCTAGCGCAATTGACATTGGTTTGCCTTTTTGCTAAGGAACAAGGTCAGGAAACACTTCTTGTACCGCAGGATGAACGAGGCGATGATTTTGAACGTTTACACCCGCCGCTAAAGCCGGATTTGTTGTCACAGCTTGCATTCCTAAATTCGCCAATTGCACGACATAAGGTAAGGTGCTATTATTTAAAGCTTGCGTTGCCGTCCATGGTACAGCCCCAGGCATATTCGGGACACCGTAATGAACGACTCCTGCTTCCACATACGTAGGCTTAGTGTGACTTGTCGCGCGTAACGTCTCGATACAACCACCTTGGTCAACCGCTACATCAACAATCACCGATCCTGGACGCATCCGCCCGACTAACTCGCGATTCACCAGAATCGGCGCGCGTCGCCCTGGAACTAAGACCGCACCAATGAGTAAATCTGCGTCGGGAACAACAGCGTCAATTTGTGCAGAATTACTATAAAGCAACTCGACTCTAGAGCCAAAGATTGTTTCTAGATAAGATAACCGCTCTACGTTTACATCTAAAATTTGGACAGTCGCACCCATTCCGACAGCAATTCGCGCCGCTTCAGTACCAACAACGCCACCACCTACAACGACAACATGCGCAGGTCGAACACCTGGAACGCCCCCTAACAAAACCCCGCGCCCTCCTTGTTGACGTTCTAGAAACCGCGCGCCAAATTGTACTGATAAGCGCCCAGCAATAATACTCATCGGTGTGAGTAGTGGTAGCTTGTTTGTGCTACTCGTTACTTCTACAGTTTCATACGCGATCGCTGTCACGCCACAATCAATTAAATGCTCGGTTAAAGCGCGATCAGCGGCTAGATGCAAATAGGTAAATAATAATTGCCCTTTTTGGAGAAACCGATATTCTGGCTGAAGCGGTTCTTTGACTTTCACAACGAGTTCCCGATTCCAAGCCTCTTGTGTAGAAACAATTTCTGCTCCCACTTGACGATAGTCTTCATCGGTAAAACCCGCACCGACACCAGCTTGGGATTCTACAAAAATCTTATGACCATTCTCTTTGAGGACTCGCACACTACTCGGACTTAAGCCCACGCGAAATTCTTGATCCTTTGTTTCTTTGGGAACACCGATTTCCATTGGTTATCATCTTCTCATCTGTTTTTAGCTTAAGCGCGATCGCTCTGTCAGTGGCGACATATTAAGCTTCCGAACCGTGCCTTGAGCCTACTTTTGTCAATTTTATCTGTACAATACAGTAAAGAAATGTAAAGAAAACGTAATTTTGGGTACAATCTAATTTGACTTCTGAATCAACTCTCCTAGCCAATCTATCTGAACGAGGTTTCACAAATGACAACTCAACCACAACCAACAACAACGCCCAATTTAGAGGAACCCAAGTTTGGATTTAACGAATACGCCGAACGTTTAAACGGTAGAGCAGCAATGATTGGCTTTTTACTCCTCATTGTTATTGAATACTTGACAGGCAAAGGAGTATTAGCTTGGCTTGGGCTAAAATAGAGTAAAAGACGCTTACGTCTAAGTTATCAGTACTAGTAGAAACAAAACCTACTTGACAGTGAACCTTAGAGAAATTAATTTTGCCATCTTCAGGAATGATGCAAATTAGATAAAGATACCTCCATCTTAGAAACGTAGGTCTTAAGATGATAGCTAAGCTCAAGTGTATTAATTTGTGATGAACGCAGCCATACCGAAATTGATAAAGTCTGCATACCGTAAAGAGCCGCTACCCAGTATATTGGTGACAATGGGAGCGGTAGATGCTGTCATTGGTGGATTAGGCGATCGCTGGTCTTTGTTTGCGTTTGGATTGGTAACTGTAGGAATAGCGATTGGCTTACGCTGGTGGTTGTTACAGCAGCAGCGCCCTTATCCAACAGAATCAGTGAATACACCGCGTTACTTACCACCTAGTAGTAGTAGCTCGCACCAAGCATTACCCGTGTTAAAAGTGTCAAAGAAACGCCCTCGCCACTAAAAAAATCAGAAGCAAACCTACAACTAGTTGCGAAAACTCCTCAACCGAGCAGTTTTGTGTGGGTCGCAATCAACTCAAGCTTCTGCTGATTCAACGAGTTTTTTCAACTTCATATAAGCTTCTTCTGGAGTAAGTGGCTCGGATTCATTTTCATTGGGAATGTAATATTGTCTATTGTCGGGGAAGTGCCGCACTACAAAACTAGAAATGATTCCTAGTTCCATTGCTCTTTCTCCCAGTCTGTCAGCTGCTTCTGCCAAGCTGTATTCATCGTGAATTTTATACTCGCTCATATTTTTGACTGAAGTTATAAAAAAAGACTTAACTAAAATCATCTTACTAATTTAACTATATTATATATAAAAAAGAATCACTTTAAACACCCGACAGCCAATTAGAGAAAATTATATAATATCATCTATTTTCTCCACTTTAAATGGTAGGTGTTAGCGATCACAAAAGGTGAAAATTACTCTTTTTGCAGTCAAGAAATAATCTATATTTTATAAATTTGAGATTGATTTTGATCTAAAATAAAATAAGTTGATTCAGTAAGACTCGGATAACAAACATATATTTGTTTGTTAAAAGTTTTAGATTTAGTTATTTAATAGAAAAAGCAGTAACTTGTGAGATACACAATATTAATGATTAACAATCTTTTCTTGGCTTGGCTAAGCCTTGAGTAAAAGCAACTTAAATATTGGTTTAAATCATCTTCCTAAAGAAGGGTTTTGATGTTAGTTGCATGGACTCCTAAAAATACAAAAATTGTTTTGAGTATTTTTACACTTGCAGTTAACAAGTAGCCTTAGCTTAGAGAAAAATAGTTATTCTAAATTTTGTAACGCTCTCGCTACTTCAAGCGATAAATCTCTAATTGGGAGAATGTCAAACCACAAATAAAGTATTTATCCTGCAAGCTAGATGACCATCACGGTTGGAGGCAGCGCGTGAATGTAGATAAATTTGTTAAACAAATCTATACACAAATAGAAAGCTTGTATCGATTGAACAATGGAACAGAAATTCCAAAAGAAATGTTACCGATCATGCTAACGAATCTGGGCATTATTTCTGAAGAGCTACAGGTAACGGTAGATGAACTACAACGACAAAATGAAGAGTTAATAGCGACACGTACAGCACTGGAATTACAGATCCGACGTTATCAAGAACTCTTTGATTTTGCTTGTGAGGGTTACATCATTACAGATAAATCGGGAAGGATCGAGGAAGCCAATCGGGCGGCGGCTAAACTGTTGAACGTATCGCAGCGCTTTTTAGTCGGCAAATCATTTCTGATGTTTGTTGTTGAAAACGATAGACAAGCACTTTATAGCAAGTTGATGCAACCGCAGCAGGTAGAAGAATCAATCGAGTGGACAGTGAATCTTTGCCCGCGTAATAGCGAACCATTAAAAGTCGCACTCACAATCGTGATCGCAATTGACAACGAAGGTAAGAAAAGCCGAATGCAAATATGTATTCGCCAAAGTCCAACTGCTGAAGCTCAGCCTTTGATAGAGCCAATCGAAGAAAAAGTGAGTGATTTAACAGGCGATCGCCGTAAGTTTGTTTATTTGAAGGGTGAACTCATACCACTTAACCCGCAAATGATTTGGCAAGTCCACCAAGGAATTGTGAAACTAAGCACTTTGAGCGAAACTGGGGAAGAGGTAGTCGTTGGCTTAGCAGGACCTGGAATGCCATTTGGAGTCGAGTTAACTTCGCTGCATACGTATCAAGCTACCGCGCTTTCCCAAGTTCAGTTACTCTGTTATTCTTTTAGCGAACTCGCCGCATCGCCGTTGCTAGCTGCAAATGTTTTACCGCGAATCAACCAAAGATTACAGCAGACCGAAGCTTTGTTGGCTATTTTTGGGCAAAGACGCGTTAAAGATCGTTTTGAGCAATTATTACAGCTACTAAAACACGAGGTTGGGCAACAAACTGCTCAAGGAACTCGTTTAAGCGTCCGGTTCACGCATCAAGAATTAGCCGAAGCTTGTTCAACAACCAGAGTCACAATCACGCGATTGTTAGGAAAACTGCAAGAACAGGGGAAGATTGCCATTGATGGCAACAATCACATTATTTTGAAAGAAAAAAGTTTGTTTGATAAACTGCCGGAAGAAGATGTTTATACCGTGTAGTCGGGTTCAAAGATCAGGGTTAAAAGCAAGCTATAGTAATAGAATTAATTTTCTACCATATCCTGAGTATCGCTGCGATTGCTATATACAAAGAAAAAACCCCTTTCTGGGGTTTTGCTAGCGGTTACTGACTAGTAAAAACGATTACCAATATGACTTAGAGGATGTACAGCAGTCCAAATAGGACAATCCACACCACATCAACAAAGTGCCAGTAGATTTCTGCTGCTTCTACACCAAAGTGTTTCTCACTTGAATAGTGGCCCGCAACACGCGATCGCCACAAAACTGCCAAAATTGCAACGAGTCCAATAAATACGTGCAATCCGTGGAAGCCAGTGAGAACATAAAACGCACTAGCGAATAAATTTGTCGTGAGACCGAACTCCAAATTACTGTATTCGTAAAGCTGTCCGGCTAGGAAAATTGCGCCCATTGCCGCAGTAATTGCTAACCACGTACGCATTCCAGACACGTCATTTTTCTTAATTGCTGTGTCCGCATTGTGAATCACAAAACTACTGGAAATCAGAATTATGGTATTGACTCCAGGCAGCAGCAGTTCTAAGTCTGGTGTTCCTTCGGGTGGCCATGATGGTAGCACCGAGCGAAAAGCTAAGTAAGCACCAAACATACCGAAGAAAATCATTCCTTCAGCAACTAGAAACATAATGAGTCCAGTAATGCGATGGTCTGGATGTTCTTCGTGGTGCGCTGCGGCTTCAGTGTGGTGATAGTTAAGCGCTGTTTTTGCTGGGTCAAGTGTTTGACTTTGCATGATTTCATTAAATAACAAATGTACGGGTAATGAATTGTGAGCGACTCATAATCATCCCTCACAATTCATCGAGTTACTTGCGGTCTTCTGGGTTAGCAGCAACCTTAGGATCGGGATCAGCACGTAACGCTGAATTAGGACCAGCTGCTAAAGCAGGTTCTTTTTCATCTGAGAAGGGTACATTTTCCACTTCTTTATTGTCACCGTTGCTCATACCGTAATCATAAGGTCCGGTTGCTAGAACAGGTAGTTTGTCAAAATTCTCGATGGCTGGTGGTGAAGTTGTCATCCACTCTAAGGTGAGTGCTTGCCAAGGGTTGTTAGCTGCTTTCGGACCGTACATCCAACTCCAAATCGCGTTAATAATAAATGGAAAAGTAGAAACGGCGAGCAGATAAGAACCCATTGTGCAGATGAAATTGAGCGTTTCAAATTTAGGATCATATACCGCAATTCGGCGGTTCATACCCATCATGCCCAACTTGTGCATCGGCAAGAAAGTCATATTTAAGCCCACAATTGTGAGGGCAAAGTGCACCTTACCCCAAAACTCATTGAGCATGCGCCCAGTCATTTTGGGGAACCAGTGGTAGAAACCTGCATAGATACCTAGGACGCTACCGCCAAATAGAACGTAGTGCAGGTGAGCTACGACAAAATACGTATCATGAACGTGAATATCAAAGGGTACAGCAGCTAACATAACGCCGCTAATTCCACCGATTACAA containing:
- the ald gene encoding alanine dehydrogenase, which produces MEIGVPKETKDQEFRVGLSPSSVRVLKENGHKIFVESQAGVGAGFTDEDYRQVGAEIVSTQEAWNRELVVKVKEPLQPEYRFLQKGQLLFTYLHLAADRALTEHLIDCGVTAIAYETVEVTSSTNKLPLLTPMSIIAGRLSVQFGARFLERQQGGRGVLLGGVPGVRPAHVVVVGGGVVGTEAARIAVGMGATVQILDVNVERLSYLETIFGSRVELLYSNSAQIDAVVPDADLLIGAVLVPGRRAPILVNRELVGRMRPGSVIVDVAVDQGGCIETLRATSHTKPTYVEAGVVHYGVPNMPGAVPWTATQALNNSTLPYVVQLANLGMQAVTTNPALAAGVNVQNHRLVHPAVQEVFPDLVP
- a CDS encoding chlorophyll a/b-binding protein; amino-acid sequence: MTTQPQPTTTPNLEEPKFGFNEYAERLNGRAAMIGFLLLIVIEYLTGKGVLAWLGLK
- a CDS encoding helix-turn-helix domain-containing protein produces the protein MNVDKFVKQIYTQIESLYRLNNGTEIPKEMLPIMLTNLGIISEELQVTVDELQRQNEELIATRTALELQIRRYQELFDFACEGYIITDKSGRIEEANRAAAKLLNVSQRFLVGKSFLMFVVENDRQALYSKLMQPQQVEESIEWTVNLCPRNSEPLKVALTIVIAIDNEGKKSRMQICIRQSPTAEAQPLIEPIEEKVSDLTGDRRKFVYLKGELIPLNPQMIWQVHQGIVKLSTLSETGEEVVVGLAGPGMPFGVELTSLHTYQATALSQVQLLCYSFSELAASPLLAANVLPRINQRLQQTEALLAIFGQRRVKDRFEQLLQLLKHEVGQQTAQGTRLSVRFTHQELAEACSTTRVTITRLLGKLQEQGKIAIDGNNHIILKEKSLFDKLPEEDVYTV
- a CDS encoding cytochrome c oxidase subunit 3, with the translated sequence MQSQTLDPAKTALNYHHTEAAAHHEEHPDHRITGLIMFLVAEGMIFFGMFGAYLAFRSVLPSWPPEGTPDLELLLPGVNTIILISSSFVIHNADTAIKKNDVSGMRTWLAITAAMGAIFLAGQLYEYSNLEFGLTTNLFASAFYVLTGFHGLHVFIGLVAILAVLWRSRVAGHYSSEKHFGVEAAEIYWHFVDVVWIVLFGLLYIL